A genomic region of Saimiri boliviensis isolate mSaiBol1 chromosome 20, mSaiBol1.pri, whole genome shotgun sequence contains the following coding sequences:
- the FGF18 gene encoding fibroblast growth factor 18 isoform X2 — translation MYSAPSACTCLCLHFLLLCFQVQVLAAEDNVDFRIHVENQTRARDDVSRKQLRLYQLYSRTSGKHIQVLGRRISARGEDGDKYAQLLVETDTFGSQVRIKGKETEFYLCMNRKGKLVGKPDGSSKECVFIEKVLENNYTALMSAKYCGWYVGFTKKGRPRKGPKTRENQQDVHFMKRYPKGQPELQKPFKYTTVTKRSRRIRPTHPA, via the exons ATGTATTCAGCGCCCTCCGCCTGCACTTGCCT GTGTTTACACTTCCTGCTGCTGTGCTTCCAGGTACAG GTACTGGCTGCTGAGGACAACGTGGACTTCCGCATCCACGTGGAGAACCAGACGCGGGCTCGGGACGATGTGAGCCGTAAGCAGCTGCGGCTGTACCAGCTCTACAGCCGGACCAGTGGGAAACACATCCAGGTCCTGGGCCGCAGGATCAGTGCCCGCGGCGAGGATGGGGACAAGTATG CCCAGCTCCTAGTGGAGACAGACACCTTCGGTAGTCAAGTCCGGATCAAGGGCAAGGAAACGGAATTCTACCTGTGCATGAACCGCAAAGGCAAGCTCGTGGGGAAG CCCGATGGCTCCAGCAAGGAGTGTGTGTTCATCGAGAAGGTTCTGGAGAACAACTACACGGCCCTGATGTCGGCTAAGTACTGTGGCTGGTACGTGGGCTTCACCAAGAAGGGGCGGCCGAGGAAGGGCCCCAAGACCCGGGAGAATCAGCAGGACGTGCACTTCATGAAGCGCTACCCCAAGGGGCAGCCGGAGCTTCAGAAGCCCTTCAAGTACACGACGGTGACCAAGAGGTCCCGTCGGATCCGGCCCACACACCCTGCCTAG
- the FGF18 gene encoding fibroblast growth factor 18 isoform X1, protein MYSAPSACTCLCLHFLLLCFQVQPTGAKRQNPDKCGKEAQSMVEGGRVTELQKGVQEGLHEEVLAAEDNVDFRIHVENQTRARDDVSRKQLRLYQLYSRTSGKHIQVLGRRISARGEDGDKYAQLLVETDTFGSQVRIKGKETEFYLCMNRKGKLVGKPDGSSKECVFIEKVLENNYTALMSAKYCGWYVGFTKKGRPRKGPKTRENQQDVHFMKRYPKGQPELQKPFKYTTVTKRSRRIRPTHPA, encoded by the exons ATGTATTCAGCGCCCTCCGCCTGCACTTGCCT GTGTTTACACTTCCTGCTGCTGTGCTTCCAGGTACAG CCTACTGGGGCCAAAAGACAAAACCCAGATAAGTGCGGGAAAGAAGCACAAAGcatggtggaaggagggagagtcACAGAGCTTCAGAAAGGGGTCCAGGAAGGCCTGCATGAGGAG GTACTGGCTGCTGAGGACAACGTGGACTTCCGCATCCACGTGGAGAACCAGACGCGGGCTCGGGACGATGTGAGCCGTAAGCAGCTGCGGCTGTACCAGCTCTACAGCCGGACCAGTGGGAAACACATCCAGGTCCTGGGCCGCAGGATCAGTGCCCGCGGCGAGGATGGGGACAAGTATG CCCAGCTCCTAGTGGAGACAGACACCTTCGGTAGTCAAGTCCGGATCAAGGGCAAGGAAACGGAATTCTACCTGTGCATGAACCGCAAAGGCAAGCTCGTGGGGAAG CCCGATGGCTCCAGCAAGGAGTGTGTGTTCATCGAGAAGGTTCTGGAGAACAACTACACGGCCCTGATGTCGGCTAAGTACTGTGGCTGGTACGTGGGCTTCACCAAGAAGGGGCGGCCGAGGAAGGGCCCCAAGACCCGGGAGAATCAGCAGGACGTGCACTTCATGAAGCGCTACCCCAAGGGGCAGCCGGAGCTTCAGAAGCCCTTCAAGTACACGACGGTGACCAAGAGGTCCCGTCGGATCCGGCCCACACACCCTGCCTAG